The following proteins come from a genomic window of Candidatus Hydrogenedentota bacterium:
- a CDS encoding type VI secretion system tube protein Hcp, giving the protein MANSSNIYMKLSGITGEGQDAGHKDWVDIDSYSQGLSNASSSGYGGGSGVG; this is encoded by the coding sequence ATGGCAAATTCCAGCAACATCTACATGAAACTGAGTGGCATTACTGGCGAGGGTCAGGATGCGGGCCACAAAGACTGGGTCGACATCGATAGCTACTCGCAGGGGCTGAGCAACGCATCCAGTTCGGGCTACGGCGGTGGCTCGGGTGTCGG